DNA sequence from the Thermomicrobiales bacterium genome:
AACGCGACAATGCTCTCCGTGATCCCGCGATCGACTTCCCGAAGCACATCCTGTAGATCGCCTGCCACGTCTCGCTCCCTCTCTACCTGCTAGATCCGCCACGCGTTATCGTGCAAAACACTCGCCAGTTCTCCGAACACATGACACCTTGAATGCGTTGTCAATGTCAGTTTGTCCGACCGGCAGCGTCCCTGATCACCTGTCATCTCGAACCGCAATGAGAGATCTTCCACCCGTTAGACTCAGTCCAACCCAACCGCATGTTCCCACCTGTGCTCGCACCGCGTGTGGCGCTTGCCGCAGCGTTCGCCCCGCCATCGTCACCCGTTTCCCGCGCCACGTCAACGCGGGCCACAGGAACACAAAAGGGGCACACAATCATGTGCCCCCGAAAAGTCTGTTGAGTTGAGCGGCGCGGTTCCGGTTACGCGTAACGCTTGAAAATCGCCACCGCGTTCTGTCCGCCAAACCCGAAGGCGTTCACCATAGCGGCATCAACCTTCATATCGCGCGCGACGTTCGGCACGTAATCCAGATCGCAGTCCGGGTCCGGATACTCGTAGTTGATCGTCGGCGGAACGACGCTGTCAGTAATCGACCGCACTGCCGCAATCCCGGCGACTCCGCCTGCCGCGCCGACCAGGTGACCAACCGCGCCCTTGATCGACGACACCGCGATCTTCTGCGCGTGATCGCCAAACGCGCGCTTAATCGCGACCGTCTCGGCCTTGTCTCCCAGCGGTGTACTCGTGCCGTGCGCGGAGATGTGCATGATCTCGTCAGCATTCGTGCAGGATGCTTCGAGCGCGTTTTGCATCGCGCGCATCGTGTAGGTGCCGTCGGCCACCGGTGCCGTCAGATGGAACGCATCGGCGGTCATCGCCCCGCCAACAAGCTCGCAATAGATCCGCGCACCGCGCGCCCGCGCGTGCTCCTCTGTCTCCAGGATCATCGCGCCGCAGCCCTCTGCAAACACGAACCCGTCGCGCTCGGCATCAAAGGGTCGGCTGGCGCGCTGTGGATCGTCGTTCCGCCGCGACAGCGCGTGCATGTTGGCGAAGGCCGCGACCGAAACCGGGTCCATGCCCGCCTCGGTGCCACCGGCGATTACAACATCCGCCTCGCCGCGACGCAGCAGGTGCCAAGAATCGACGAACGCCTGCGCGCCTGCAGCACACGCAGCCACCGATCCACGTACTGGGCCATGAACGCCGTAGGTCAGCGATACCTGGGCCGCCGCCATGTTCGGCGCGAACATCGGGATGAAGAATGGGCTGACACGCTCCGGGCCCTTGTCG
Encoded proteins:
- the fabF gene encoding beta-ketoacyl-ACP synthase II; the protein is MTPIGNDVETFWTNLLAGACGIARITEFDPTPLSVQIAGEVKGFDPKQYMDPKAARRMDRYSQFAVAAAGEALRDAGIEIDPEQSERIAVMMNTGGGGILTLTREVRNYYDKGPERVSPFFIPMFAPNMAAAQVSLTYGVHGPVRGSVAACAAGAQAFVDSWHLLRRGEADVVIAGGTEAGMDPVSVAAFANMHALSRRNDDPQRASRPFDAERDGFVFAEGCGAMILETEEHARARGARIYCELVGGAMTADAFHLTAPVADGTYTMRAMQNALEASCTNADEIMHISAHGTSTPLGDKAETVAIKRAFGDHAQKIAVSSIKGAVGHLVGAAGGVAGIAAVRSITDSVVPPTINYEYPDPDCDLDYVPNVARDMKVDAAMVNAFGFGGQNAVAIFKRYA